A part of Homoserinibacter sp. YIM 151385 genomic DNA contains:
- a CDS encoding DUF7059 domain-containing protein: MHDTPRLDPELIGRLRRDLDAAGLTVDALRELWGDAADGALERGDRVPALRALRGADSALSVLARLLVLGTPVGRVELDRALPSLGSAGALELGLAIAVAGDAGLLAPALDLRPSSVVDGTGVTSWWIASDLGELALGGALRTDHVLGIGGASATLAALQLPAEGGSVLDLGTGSGIQALHAARWADRVIATDVSERALAFARFNAALNGVDRIEFRLGSLYEPVAGERFDRIVTNPPFVITPRREGVPAYEYRDGGMVGDALVASVVEGAAAHLAPGGSAQLLGNWEYRDGRSGLDRAAAWARGAGLEHWIVEREVLDPARYAETWIRDGGTRPGTPEHEALVDAWLDDFAERRVDEVGFGYVLLRRPAAPTGPGTDAGVRLAVTERIAEGLGENLAGIGAHLAQALAGWDAVAGLDDAQLMEQRLRVAPDVTEERSHWPGEEHPSVILFRQGTGFGRAVHADTGLAAVVGVCDGELALGAIVDAVAGLLDADPAALRAQLAPRIRELVRFGMLLPLER; encoded by the coding sequence GTGCACGATACGCCCCGCCTCGACCCCGAGCTGATCGGCCGCCTCCGTCGCGACCTCGACGCCGCCGGCCTCACGGTCGACGCGCTGCGCGAGCTGTGGGGGGATGCCGCCGACGGCGCGCTCGAGCGCGGCGACCGGGTGCCGGCGCTCCGGGCGCTGCGCGGCGCCGACTCGGCCCTGTCGGTGCTCGCGCGGCTGCTCGTGCTCGGCACCCCGGTCGGCCGGGTGGAGCTCGACCGCGCCCTGCCCTCGCTCGGCTCGGCCGGCGCACTCGAACTCGGACTCGCGATCGCGGTCGCGGGTGACGCGGGCCTCCTCGCCCCGGCCCTCGACCTCCGGCCGTCCTCCGTCGTCGACGGCACCGGCGTCACGAGCTGGTGGATCGCCTCCGACCTCGGCGAGCTCGCCCTCGGCGGCGCCCTCCGCACGGACCACGTGCTCGGCATCGGCGGCGCCTCCGCGACGCTCGCCGCGCTCCAGCTGCCGGCCGAGGGCGGGAGCGTCCTCGACCTCGGCACCGGGAGCGGCATCCAGGCCCTCCACGCCGCCCGCTGGGCCGATCGCGTCATCGCGACCGACGTCTCCGAGCGCGCCCTCGCCTTCGCCCGCTTCAACGCCGCGCTCAACGGCGTCGACCGCATCGAGTTCCGCCTCGGCAGCCTCTACGAGCCGGTCGCCGGCGAGCGCTTCGACCGCATCGTCACGAATCCGCCCTTCGTCATCACCCCGCGCCGCGAGGGCGTGCCCGCCTACGAGTACCGCGACGGCGGGATGGTGGGGGATGCGCTCGTCGCCTCCGTCGTGGAGGGCGCGGCCGCGCACCTCGCCCCCGGCGGCTCCGCGCAGCTCCTCGGCAACTGGGAGTACCGCGACGGGCGCAGCGGTCTCGATCGAGCCGCCGCGTGGGCTCGGGGCGCGGGACTCGAGCACTGGATCGTCGAGCGGGAGGTCCTCGACCCGGCCCGCTACGCCGAGACCTGGATCCGCGACGGCGGCACGCGACCCGGCACCCCCGAGCACGAGGCGCTCGTCGACGCCTGGCTCGACGACTTCGCGGAGCGGCGCGTCGACGAGGTCGGCTTCGGCTACGTGCTGCTCCGCCGTCCGGCCGCGCCGACGGGTCCGGGCACGGATGCGGGAGTGCGCCTCGCGGTGACCGAGCGCATCGCCGAGGGCCTCGGCGAGAACCTCGCGGGCATCGGCGCCCACCTCGCGCAGGCGCTCGCGGGATGGGATGCCGTCGCCGGCCTCGACGACGCGCAGCTCATGGAGCAGCGGCTGCGCGTCGCGCCCGACGTCACCGAGGAGCGCAGCCACTGGCCCGGCGAGGAGCACCCCAGCGTGATCCTCTTCAGGCAGGGCACCGGCTTCGGCCGCGCCGTCCACGCCGACACCGGGCTCGCCGCGGTCGTCGGCGTCTGCGACGGAGAGCTCGCCCTCGGCGCGATCGTCGACGCGGTCGCCGGCCTCCTCGATGCGGACCCGGCCGCCCTCCGCGCCCAGCTCGCGCCCCGCATCCGGGAGCTCGTCCGCTTCGGGATGCTGCTGCCGCTCGAGCGCTGA